One part of the Haliaeetus albicilla chromosome 27, bHalAlb1.1, whole genome shotgun sequence genome encodes these proteins:
- the G3BP1 gene encoding ras GTPase-activating protein-binding protein 1 isoform X2, with amino-acid sequence MVMEKPSPLLVGREFVRQYYTLLNQAPDYLHRFYGKNSSYVHGGLDSNGKPADAVYGQSDIHKKVLSLNFKDCHTKIRHVDAHATLNDGVVVQVMGELSNNMQPVRRFMQTFVLAPEGSVANKFYVHNDIFRYQDEVFGDSDTEPPEESEEEGEEPEERQQTPEAVPDDTSAYYEQAVSNDIEEHLEETAAEAEPEPEPEPEQEPEPEVHEEKSEPVLEESAPEEPVEKSPSPAPADPAPAVQEDSRTFSWASVTSKNLPPSGAVPVSGIPPHVVKVPVSQPRPEAKPESQTPPQRPQRDQRVREQRTSIPPQRGPRPIREGEQGDVETRRIVRYPDSHQLFVGNLPHDVDKTELKDFFQSYGNVVELRINSGGKLPNFGFVVFDDPEPVQKILSSRPIMFRGEVRLNVEEKKTRAAREGDRRDNRPRGPGGTRGGLGGGIRGPPRGGMSQKPGFGAGRGIGQRQ; translated from the exons ATGGTGATGGAGAAGCCAAGTCCCCTGCTGGTCGGGCGGGAATTTGTGAGGCAGTACTATACTCTGCTGAACCAAGCACCTGACTACTTGCACAG GTTTTATGGAAAGAACTCTTCCTATGTCCATGGTGGCTTGGATTCCAATGGAAAACCAGCTGACGCAGTCTATGGGCAATCT GATATCCACAAGAAGGTGCTGTCATTAAACTTCAAGGATTGCCACACAAAGATTCGTCATGTGGATGCCCATGCTACTCTCAACGATGGTGTTGTAGTCCAGGTGATGGGAGAGCTCTCCAATAACATGCAGCCTGTGCGCAGATTCATGCAAACATTTGTACTTGCCCCTGAG GGTTCTGTTGCAAACAAGTTTTATGTCCACAATGATATCTTCCGCTACCAAGATGAGGTTTTTGGTGACTCTGACACCGAGCCTCCAGAGG aatcagaggaggaaggggaggaaccTGAGGAAAGACAGCAGACACCTGAGGCTGTTCCTGATGATACCAGTGCTTATTATGAGCAGGCTGTCAG CAATGACATTGAGGAACACCTGGAAGAGACGGCTGCAGAGGCGGAGCCTGAGCCAGAGCCAGAGCCTGAACAGGAACCTGAACCAGAGGTGCATGAAGAAAAATCTGAGCCAGTATTAGAGGAGTCGGCTCCAGAAGAGCCTGTGGAAAAGAGtccttctccagctcctgctgatcCAGCTCCTGCAGTGCAAGAGGACTCCAGG acATTTTCCTGGGCATCAGTAACCAGTAAGAACCTCCCTCCCAGTGGAGCTGTTCCAGTGTCAGGAATACCACCTCATGTTGTTAAAGTACCGGTCTCGCAG CCTCGCCCTGAGGCAAAGCCTGAATCTCAGACTCCACCTCAGAGACCGCAGAGGGATCAGCGAGTGAGGGAGCAGCGAACAAGCATCCCACCACAGAGGGGTCCTAGACCAA TTCGTGAGGGTGAACAAGGCGATGTGGAAACGAGACGAATTGTGAGATACCCAGACAGTCATCAGCTGTTTGTTGGGAACCTTCCCCACGATGTGGATAAAACTGAACTTAAAGACTTTTTCCAAA GCTATGGCAATGTTGTTGAACTCCGCATCAACAGTGGTGGAAAGCTCCCCAATTTTGGGTTTGTGGTGTTTGATGATCCTGAACCAGTTCAGAAGATCCTTAGCAGCAGG CCCATCATGTTCAGGGGAGAGGTGCGCCTGAACGTGGAGGAGAAGAAAACGCGAGCTGCCAGGGAGGGTGACCGCAGAGATAACAGACCACGTGGACCTGGAGGCACTCGTGGGGGGCTGGGAGGTGGGATTCGAgggcctccacgtggaggaaTGTCCCAGAAGCCAGGATTTGGAGCTGGAAGGGGGATCGGGCAACGCCAGTGA
- the G3BP1 gene encoding ras GTPase-activating protein-binding protein 1 isoform X1, with protein sequence MVMEKPSPLLVGREFVRQYYTLLNQAPDYLHRFYGKNSSYVHGGLDSNGKPADAVYGQSDIHKKVLSLNFKDCHTKIRHVDAHATLNDGVVVQVMGELSNNMQPVRRFMQTFVLAPEGSVANKFYVHNDIFRYQDEVFGDSDTEPPEESEEEGEEPEERQQTPEAVPDDTSAYYEQAVSNDIEEHLEETAAEAEPEPEPEPEQEPEPEVHEEKSEPVLEESAPEEPVEKSPSPAPADPAPAVQEDSRTFSWASVTSKNLPPSGAVPVSGIPPHVVKVPVSQPRPEAKPESQTPPQRPQRDQRVREQRTSIPPQRGPRPIREGEQGDVETRRIVRYPDSHQLFVGNLPHDVDKTELKDFFQKLGFSLAGYGNVVELRINSGGKLPNFGFVVFDDPEPVQKILSSRPIMFRGEVRLNVEEKKTRAAREGDRRDNRPRGPGGTRGGLGGGIRGPPRGGMSQKPGFGAGRGIGQRQ encoded by the exons ATGGTGATGGAGAAGCCAAGTCCCCTGCTGGTCGGGCGGGAATTTGTGAGGCAGTACTATACTCTGCTGAACCAAGCACCTGACTACTTGCACAG GTTTTATGGAAAGAACTCTTCCTATGTCCATGGTGGCTTGGATTCCAATGGAAAACCAGCTGACGCAGTCTATGGGCAATCT GATATCCACAAGAAGGTGCTGTCATTAAACTTCAAGGATTGCCACACAAAGATTCGTCATGTGGATGCCCATGCTACTCTCAACGATGGTGTTGTAGTCCAGGTGATGGGAGAGCTCTCCAATAACATGCAGCCTGTGCGCAGATTCATGCAAACATTTGTACTTGCCCCTGAG GGTTCTGTTGCAAACAAGTTTTATGTCCACAATGATATCTTCCGCTACCAAGATGAGGTTTTTGGTGACTCTGACACCGAGCCTCCAGAGG aatcagaggaggaaggggaggaaccTGAGGAAAGACAGCAGACACCTGAGGCTGTTCCTGATGATACCAGTGCTTATTATGAGCAGGCTGTCAG CAATGACATTGAGGAACACCTGGAAGAGACGGCTGCAGAGGCGGAGCCTGAGCCAGAGCCAGAGCCTGAACAGGAACCTGAACCAGAGGTGCATGAAGAAAAATCTGAGCCAGTATTAGAGGAGTCGGCTCCAGAAGAGCCTGTGGAAAAGAGtccttctccagctcctgctgatcCAGCTCCTGCAGTGCAAGAGGACTCCAGG acATTTTCCTGGGCATCAGTAACCAGTAAGAACCTCCCTCCCAGTGGAGCTGTTCCAGTGTCAGGAATACCACCTCATGTTGTTAAAGTACCGGTCTCGCAG CCTCGCCCTGAGGCAAAGCCTGAATCTCAGACTCCACCTCAGAGACCGCAGAGGGATCAGCGAGTGAGGGAGCAGCGAACAAGCATCCCACCACAGAGGGGTCCTAGACCAA TTCGTGAGGGTGAACAAGGCGATGTGGAAACGAGACGAATTGTGAGATACCCAGACAGTCATCAGCTGTTTGTTGGGAACCTTCCCCACGATGTGGATAAAACTGAACTTAAAGACTTTTTCCAAA AACTTGGCTTTTCTCTTGCAGGCTATGGCAATGTTGTTGAACTCCGCATCAACAGTGGTGGAAAGCTCCCCAATTTTGGGTTTGTGGTGTTTGATGATCCTGAACCAGTTCAGAAGATCCTTAGCAGCAGG CCCATCATGTTCAGGGGAGAGGTGCGCCTGAACGTGGAGGAGAAGAAAACGCGAGCTGCCAGGGAGGGTGACCGCAGAGATAACAGACCACGTGGACCTGGAGGCACTCGTGGGGGGCTGGGAGGTGGGATTCGAgggcctccacgtggaggaaTGTCCCAGAAGCCAGGATTTGGAGCTGGAAGGGGGATCGGGCAACGCCAGTGA